From one Haloterrigena gelatinilytica genomic stretch:
- a CDS encoding aspartate aminotransferase family protein: MSEQKTDSAGGRSSNESVVAAYDDYVTPIWKSLNVPVERASGCTLEDADGNEYLDVFSGISVTNVGHGNEAVVDAAKEQLDTFVHGCSYVHPNEPVADLAERIAEVTPGDLQKSFFCNSGTEAVEGAIKLARKYTGSKEVIALEMGFHGRTLGSLALTGNKAYKQGMAPTINDVAHTAPPYGYRCPRCEGEQCDADCADELERVIGSHTSGDLAAVVVEPVMGEAGIIVPPEGWLERVQEITHDHGALLVLDEVQTGYGRTGELFASEHFDVEPDILTQAKGIANGLPLGAFTAPAEIADAFESGDHLSTFGGNPVACAAALATIDELQGGIVDDARERGEWLGDELAALEEEYGVVGQTRGLGLMWGVELVEPGTTGPQNVAPAPDADLAAAVSEHLREESNVVMGVGGYYKNVMRFQPPLTITRDQLEVALDGLRSALEAAT; encoded by the coding sequence ATGTCCGAACAGAAAACCGATTCGGCCGGCGGACGGTCGTCGAACGAGTCCGTCGTCGCGGCCTACGACGACTACGTGACGCCGATCTGGAAGTCGCTGAACGTTCCCGTCGAACGCGCTTCGGGCTGTACGCTCGAGGACGCCGACGGCAACGAGTATCTCGATGTCTTCTCTGGGATCTCGGTGACCAACGTCGGTCACGGGAACGAGGCCGTCGTCGACGCGGCGAAAGAACAACTCGACACGTTCGTTCACGGCTGTTCGTACGTCCACCCGAACGAACCGGTCGCTGACCTCGCCGAGCGGATCGCTGAGGTGACGCCGGGTGATCTGCAGAAGTCGTTCTTCTGTAATTCCGGGACGGAGGCCGTCGAGGGTGCGATCAAGCTGGCGCGGAAGTACACCGGCTCCAAAGAGGTCATCGCCCTGGAGATGGGGTTCCACGGTCGGACGCTGGGGAGCCTCGCCCTGACGGGGAACAAGGCGTACAAACAGGGAATGGCGCCGACGATCAACGACGTCGCTCACACGGCGCCGCCGTACGGCTACCGCTGCCCGCGCTGCGAGGGCGAGCAGTGCGACGCCGACTGCGCCGACGAACTCGAGCGGGTCATCGGCTCGCACACGAGCGGCGACCTCGCCGCGGTCGTCGTCGAACCGGTAATGGGCGAGGCCGGTATCATCGTCCCGCCCGAGGGCTGGCTCGAACGGGTTCAAGAGATCACCCACGACCACGGCGCCCTGCTCGTCCTCGACGAGGTCCAGACCGGGTACGGTCGGACGGGCGAGCTATTCGCGAGCGAACACTTCGACGTCGAGCCCGATATCCTGACGCAGGCGAAGGGCATCGCGAACGGGCTCCCGCTGGGCGCCTTCACCGCGCCCGCGGAGATCGCCGACGCCTTCGAGTCCGGCGATCACCTCTCGACGTTCGGCGGCAACCCCGTCGCCTGCGCCGCCGCGCTGGCGACCATCGACGAACTACAGGGCGGGATCGTCGACGACGCCCGCGAGCGCGGCGAGTGGCTCGGCGACGAACTCGCGGCCCTCGAGGAGGAATATGGCGTCGTCGGTCAGACCCGCGGCCTCGGCCTGATGTGGGGCGTCGAACTCGTCGAACCGGGAACGACGGGGCCCCAGAACGTCGCCCCGGCACCGGACGCCGACCTCGCCGCCGCCGTCAGCGAACACCTCCGCGAGGAGTCGAACGTCGTCATGGGCGTCGGCGGCTACTACAAGAACGTCATGCGGTTCCAGCCTCCGCTGACGATCACGCGCGACCAGCTCGAGGTCGCTCTCGACGGGCTCCGGTCGGCGCTCGAGGCGGCGACCTGA
- a CDS encoding DEAD/DEAH box helicase — translation MSEGDVAAFTHLGSTVRGALSERGFSTPTAPQRLAIPPLSAGQHTLVIAPTGSGKTETAMLPVFDHLVAEGGPPEGFGALYITPLRALNRDMRERLEWWGEYLDLEVDVRHGDTTQYQRGKQAEDPPDVLVTTPETVQAMLTGERLREALQDVSHVVIDEVHELAASKRGAQLAIGLERLHDLAGDMQRIGLSATVGDPGEVGQFLTGGRPCEIREIDVGSNVDVAVRNPEITDEDERLAGELMTEPDTASHVRLIRDIVAENESSLIFVNTRQTAEALGSRFNELDLPIGVHHGSLSKEARIEVEDRFKAGELDGLLCTSSMELGIDVGRVDHVVQYKSPRQVTRLLQRIGRAGHRQDEVSSGTIVTTRPDDTFEALSIARRARDGEVEPAAIHEGSLDVVANQIPGIVQSRGDTRFREAYETITRAYPFRDVPEETVREVASELHRNRIVWFDEGEDRLETTGGTWQYVYSNLSMIPDEETYEVHDIASGQQIGTLDERFVVNFAQPGEVFIQRGEMWRIAEIDDEEARVKVSPIEDPAGEVPSWIGQEIPVPAAVAGEVGEIRAVAEPQLSAGADAAAVGRELSGRYPGDEYTLTEACEQLERQVDAEAPMPTADRLVLERRGRTVVLNAPFGHTANETLGRVLSSLLGQQAGSSVGLETDPYRIELEVPNSIATSDILAVLEETDPGHVEAIVELGLKNSDALAFRLAQVSAKFGALKRWQSDGSGRLSNERLLAALEDTPMYRESIREVFHEDLDVERASAVLEGIQSGEIELVTHRGRTPVGQGGRSSGGKELLAPENADASVINTVRERLQNDRIILLCTHCKEWKVKTKVRRVADQPECGNCGSTRIAALNPWADEVVDAVRAAEKDEEQEKMTERAYRSASLVQSHGKQAVIAMAARGVGPHNAAQIINKLREDEDEFYRDILSKEREYARTQSFWD, via the coding sequence ATGAGTGAGGGCGACGTCGCGGCGTTTACGCACCTCGGATCGACCGTTCGCGGGGCGCTGTCCGAACGCGGGTTCTCGACGCCGACGGCACCGCAGCGACTGGCGATTCCGCCGCTGTCGGCCGGCCAGCACACGCTCGTGATCGCGCCGACCGGGAGCGGCAAGACCGAGACGGCGATGTTGCCCGTTTTCGACCACCTCGTCGCCGAGGGAGGGCCGCCGGAGGGGTTCGGCGCGCTCTACATCACCCCGCTGCGGGCGCTCAACCGCGACATGCGCGAGCGCCTCGAGTGGTGGGGCGAGTACTTAGATCTCGAGGTGGACGTTCGCCACGGCGACACGACCCAGTACCAGCGGGGGAAACAGGCCGAGGACCCGCCAGACGTCCTGGTCACGACCCCCGAAACCGTTCAGGCGATGCTCACCGGCGAGCGGCTGCGCGAGGCGTTGCAGGACGTCTCCCACGTCGTGATCGACGAGGTCCACGAACTCGCGGCCTCCAAGCGGGGGGCACAGTTGGCGATCGGCCTCGAGCGGCTGCACGACCTCGCCGGCGACATGCAGCGGATCGGTCTCTCTGCGACGGTGGGCGATCCGGGGGAGGTCGGCCAGTTCCTGACGGGCGGCCGTCCCTGCGAGATTCGAGAGATCGACGTCGGGAGCAACGTCGACGTCGCCGTTCGCAACCCGGAGATCACCGACGAGGACGAGCGGCTCGCGGGCGAACTGATGACCGAACCGGACACGGCCAGCCACGTCCGGTTGATTCGCGATATCGTCGCCGAGAACGAGTCGTCTTTGATATTCGTCAACACGCGACAGACGGCGGAGGCGCTGGGATCGCGGTTCAACGAACTCGACCTGCCGATCGGGGTCCACCACGGCTCGCTCTCGAAGGAGGCCCGCATCGAGGTCGAGGATCGGTTCAAAGCGGGCGAGTTGGACGGGCTGCTCTGTACGTCCTCGATGGAACTGGGAATCGACGTCGGTCGGGTCGACCACGTCGTCCAGTACAAGAGCCCGCGGCAGGTGACGCGATTGCTGCAGCGAATCGGACGGGCGGGGCACCGACAGGACGAGGTCTCGAGCGGCACCATCGTCACGACCCGGCCGGACGACACCTTCGAGGCGCTTTCGATCGCCCGCCGGGCCCGCGACGGCGAGGTCGAACCGGCCGCGATCCACGAGGGGAGCCTTGACGTCGTGGCCAACCAGATCCCGGGGATCGTCCAGAGCCGCGGCGACACCCGCTTTCGAGAGGCCTACGAGACGATCACGCGCGCGTATCCGTTCCGCGACGTGCCCGAGGAGACGGTCCGCGAGGTCGCCTCGGAGCTCCACCGCAACCGGATCGTCTGGTTCGACGAGGGCGAGGACCGCCTCGAGACGACCGGCGGGACCTGGCAGTACGTCTACTCGAACCTCTCGATGATCCCCGACGAGGAGACCTACGAGGTCCACGACATCGCCTCGGGCCAACAGATCGGGACCTTAGACGAGCGGTTCGTCGTCAACTTCGCCCAGCCCGGCGAGGTCTTCATCCAGCGCGGCGAGATGTGGCGCATCGCCGAGATCGACGACGAGGAGGCCCGCGTCAAGGTCAGCCCGATCGAGGACCCCGCCGGCGAGGTGCCGTCGTGGATCGGCCAGGAGATCCCCGTCCCCGCCGCGGTGGCTGGCGAGGTCGGCGAGATTCGGGCCGTCGCGGAGCCGCAGTTATCGGCTGGTGCGGACGCCGCCGCGGTCGGCCGCGAGTTGTCAGGCCGGTATCCCGGCGACGAGTACACGCTGACCGAGGCCTGCGAGCAACTCGAGCGACAGGTCGACGCGGAGGCGCCCATGCCGACGGCCGACCGGCTCGTCTTAGAGCGCCGGGGTCGGACCGTCGTCCTGAACGCCCCCTTCGGCCACACGGCCAACGAGACGCTCGGTCGCGTGCTCTCCTCGCTGCTCGGCCAGCAGGCGGGCTCTTCCGTGGGGCTGGAGACCGATCCCTACCGGATCGAACTCGAGGTGCCGAACTCGATCGCGACCAGCGATATTCTGGCGGTGCTCGAGGAGACCGATCCCGGCCACGTCGAGGCGATCGTCGAACTCGGGCTGAAGAACTCCGACGCGCTGGCCTTCCGGCTGGCGCAGGTCTCGGCGAAGTTCGGCGCGCTCAAGCGCTGGCAGAGCGACGGTTCCGGCCGGCTCTCGAACGAGCGGCTGCTCGCGGCCCTGGAGGACACGCCGATGTACCGGGAGTCGATCCGCGAGGTGTTCCACGAGGATCTGGACGTCGAGCGGGCGAGCGCGGTCCTCGAGGGAATCCAGTCGGGCGAGATCGAACTGGTGACCCACCGCGGGCGGACGCCGGTCGGGCAGGGCGGCCGCTCCTCGGGCGGGAAGGAGCTGTTGGCACCGGAGAACGCCGACGCGAGCGTCATCAACACGGTCCGCGAGCGCCTGCAGAACGATCGGATCATCCTGCTGTGTACCCACTGCAAGGAGTGGAAGGTGAAGACGAAGGTCCGCCGCGTGGCCGACCAGCCCGAGTGCGGGAACTGCGGTTCGACCCGGATCGCGGCGCTGAACCCGTGGGCCGACGAGGTCGTCGACGCGGTCCGCGCCGCGGAGAAAGACGAGGAGCAGGAGAAGATGACCGAGCGCGCCTACCGGTCGGCGAGTCTCGTCCAGAGCCACGGCAAGCAGGCCGTCATCGCGATGGCGGCCCGCGGCGTCGGCCCGCACAACGCCGCCCAGATCATCAACAAGCTCCGGGAGGACGAGGACGAGTTCTACCGCGACATCCTCTCGAAGGAACGCGAGTACGCGCGCACCCAGTCGTTCTGGGACTGA